A single genomic interval of Ruminococcus sp. NK3A76 harbors:
- a CDS encoding GNAT family N-acetyltransferase has translation MGERLKTMQSNESFILLDETYLPQMAELIKSAFMGEPWNDDWSDKGQLYAYISDIACCPNSLNYGLIKDGRLIALSTGSLRHWWEGTNYSIEEFCIAPDMQGSGIGSRFLSMVEEDAKKRGADGIFLQTDNDKPSYRFYLKNGFGELKAHVSFFKKI, from the coding sequence ATGGGAGAACGACTTAAGACCATGCAAAGTAACGAGAGCTTTATACTTCTTGACGAGACCTATCTGCCGCAGATGGCAGAGCTTATCAAAAGCGCCTTTATGGGCGAGCCGTGGAATGACGACTGGAGCGACAAAGGGCAGCTTTACGCATACATAAGCGACATAGCCTGCTGCCCGAATTCACTCAACTACGGGCTGATAAAAGACGGCAGGCTCATAGCACTTTCCACAGGCAGTCTTCGCCACTGGTGGGAGGGCACGAACTACAGCATAGAAGAATTCTGCATAGCCCCTGATATGCAGGGCAGCGGCATCGGCAGCAGGTTTCTCTCAATGGTGGAGGAGGACGCCAAAAAGCGTGGCGCTGACGGGATATTCCTACAGACCGACAACGACAAGCCGTCGTACAGGTTTTACTTGAAGAACGGCTTCGGAGAGCTTAAGGCTCATGTGAGCTTTTTCAAAAAGATATGA
- a CDS encoding M23 family metallopeptidase — protein sequence MKRKYRLKAVVSFALALVICTGAAGQGQTLREAAASEAQQNQQDIEDKKSKISDLEKKQEKLDEKIASTKDDISAHEENQQAIQEQIETVSETIATLSESITELDKKIERLGADIIEQEKAVAEKKQEIDQGIDDFKGRLRALYIAGSDSYADILLGADDFYDMLMKMELIKRVTDHDNNEIDRLIAIKNDYEAQLGVLEQNQEELRTSNDELKARKEKSEAQKKKLASLYRQSEKIIQELQKTEEAYEKNKEKLQSERDKFEEDLQALYKKEEARKQREKAEAEAKAEAERQRQAQQQAEQQQQQQQQQDTGSSDSYTEPDEDDDEEEYTAPSSSTGFIWPVPGHYGITSYMGWRWGAYHKGIDISDWGVRGANVVAAASGTVLVADGYCTHDWGKDGSCGCGGGYGNYVIIDHGNGYWTLYGHMKQNSVAVTPGQHVEQGQKIGQVGTTGWSTGDHCHFEVRLNGNPVDPTQYVS from the coding sequence ATGAAAAGAAAATACAGATTAAAGGCTGTGGTATCCTTTGCGCTCGCACTCGTGATATGCACAGGCGCAGCAGGACAAGGGCAGACGCTCAGAGAAGCCGCCGCCTCGGAAGCACAGCAGAACCAGCAGGACATAGAGGACAAAAAGAGCAAGATATCCGATCTGGAAAAGAAGCAGGAGAAGCTTGACGAAAAGATAGCCTCGACCAAGGACGACATCTCCGCCCACGAGGAGAACCAGCAGGCGATACAGGAGCAGATAGAGACTGTCAGCGAGACTATCGCCACACTCAGCGAGTCGATAACCGAGCTTGACAAGAAGATAGAACGCCTTGGCGCAGACATCATAGAGCAGGAAAAGGCAGTCGCTGAGAAAAAGCAGGAGATAGACCAGGGCATTGACGACTTCAAGGGCAGGCTGAGGGCTCTCTACATAGCAGGCAGCGACAGCTACGCCGACATACTGCTCGGGGCTGATGACTTTTACGATATGCTCATGAAAATGGAGCTCATCAAGCGTGTCACAGACCACGACAACAACGAGATAGACCGTCTTATTGCGATAAAGAACGACTACGAGGCACAGCTCGGTGTTTTAGAGCAGAACCAGGAGGAGCTCAGGACTTCAAACGACGAGCTCAAAGCACGCAAGGAAAAGAGCGAGGCGCAGAAGAAAAAGCTCGCTTCCCTCTACCGGCAGAGCGAGAAGATAATCCAAGAGCTGCAAAAGACCGAGGAAGCGTATGAGAAGAACAAGGAGAAGCTGCAAAGCGAGCGTGACAAGTTCGAGGAAGACCTGCAGGCTCTCTACAAAAAGGAAGAAGCTCGCAAGCAGCGTGAAAAGGCAGAAGCCGAAGCCAAGGCAGAGGCAGAGCGCCAGCGTCAGGCGCAGCAGCAGGCCGAGCAGCAACAGCAACAGCAGCAACAGCAGGACACGGGCAGCAGCGACAGCTACACCGAGCCCGATGAAGACGATGACGAAGAAGAATACACAGCACCTTCGTCGAGCACCGGCTTTATATGGCCTGTGCCGGGGCATTACGGCATAACCTCATACATGGGCTGGCGCTGGGGAGCTTACCACAAGGGAATAGACATAAGCGACTGGGGCGTGCGCGGCGCAAACGTCGTGGCAGCAGCGAGCGGCACTGTTCTCGTCGCTGACGGCTACTGCACACACGACTGGGGCAAGGACGGCAGCTGCGGCTGCGGCGGTGGTTACGGCAACTACGTCATAATCGACCACGGCAACGGCTACTGGACGCTCTACGGACACATGAAGCAGAATTCCGTCGCTGTAACACCCGGGCAGCACGTCGAGCAGGGTCAGAAGATAGGCCAGGTCGGCACTACAGGCTGGTCAACAGGCGACCACTGTCATTTCGAGGTGCGCTTAAACGGCAACCCGGTAGACCCGACGCAGTATGTGAGCTGA
- a CDS encoding M23 family metallopeptidase: MRSFRLKGIMAAAVALILSVSVFGGSGVMTLASDSDEPAEQTESTAQGEGAVDKTEVKDMDSYRERLSEIAKEQKELDEQLKEAQDSIEEQAKIQTNITKRINSLNEEINITQNYINELDDQISAQQERVDKKQKEIDEGIEDFKGRLRAMYVAGSDSYADILLGADDFYDMLMKMELVRRVADHDKNELDRLVALKEEYDNQKTILEGQKDEYKQQYDALAEKKQYLDDLYSKSEAAMQESEQLKKKLAEQNKILNSEKSQYADKLSEFLKDDYGDSAEETGRMQTELAAIKKLRELWAAQAKEQAADKDKEKDEQEETKKGVCLYNFGWPCPATKQVTSGVGARWGTTHKGVDIGANMGSEIVASEGGTVVVASNTCTHNVPKDGSCGCGGGYGNYVIIDHGNGFITLYGHLTEATVAVGQKVDKGQKIGISGTTGYSLGPHLHFELRYGGNYMNPLSFVTY; this comes from the coding sequence ATGAGATCATTCAGGCTGAAAGGGATAATGGCGGCGGCAGTCGCACTGATACTATCGGTAAGCGTATTCGGCGGTTCGGGGGTAATGACCCTGGCTTCCGATTCTGACGAGCCGGCAGAGCAGACTGAGAGCACAGCGCAGGGCGAGGGAGCAGTTGACAAGACCGAGGTCAAGGACATGGACAGCTACCGTGAGCGCCTCAGCGAGATAGCAAAGGAGCAAAAAGAACTCGATGAACAGCTTAAGGAAGCTCAGGACAGCATCGAAGAACAGGCAAAGATACAGACAAACATCACAAAGCGCATAAACTCCTTAAACGAGGAGATAAACATAACCCAGAACTACATAAACGAGCTCGATGATCAGATTTCAGCACAGCAGGAGCGTGTTGACAAAAAGCAGAAGGAGATAGACGAAGGCATCGAGGACTTCAAGGGCAGGCTCAGAGCTATGTACGTTGCAGGAAGCGACAGCTATGCAGATATCCTGCTCGGGGCTGATGATTTTTACGATATGCTCATGAAAATGGAGCTTGTAAGGCGAGTTGCCGACCACGACAAGAACGAGCTTGACAGGCTGGTCGCCTTAAAAGAGGAATACGACAACCAGAAGACCATTCTCGAAGGGCAGAAGGACGAATACAAGCAGCAGTATGATGCCCTTGCTGAGAAAAAGCAGTATCTTGACGACCTCTACAGCAAGAGCGAGGCCGCAATGCAGGAGTCGGAGCAGCTGAAGAAAAAGCTCGCCGAGCAGAACAAGATACTGAACTCTGAGAAATCGCAGTATGCTGATAAGCTGTCGGAATTCCTAAAGGACGACTACGGCGACTCGGCAGAGGAGACAGGCAGGATGCAGACAGAGCTTGCAGCGATAAAGAAGCTGCGTGAGCTGTGGGCAGCCCAGGCCAAGGAGCAGGCCGCTGACAAGGACAAGGAAAAGGACGAGCAGGAGGAGACGAAAAAGGGCGTGTGCCTTTACAACTTCGGCTGGCCCTGCCCGGCTACCAAGCAGGTGACCTCGGGTGTCGGCGCAAGGTGGGGCACGACCCACAAGGGCGTTGACATCGGTGCGAATATGGGCAGCGAGATAGTCGCTTCCGAGGGCGGCACGGTGGTCGTTGCATCAAACACTTGCACGCACAATGTTCCCAAGGACGGAAGCTGCGGCTGCGGAGGCGGCTACGGCAACTATGTCATAATCGACCACGGCAACGGCTTTATCACCCTTTACGGACACCTCACCGAGGCGACCGTTGCAGTAGGGCAGAAGGTAGACAAGGGGCAGAAGATAGGCATCAGCGGCACCACCGGCTATTCGCTCGGCCCCCACCTGCACTTCGAGCTCCGCTACGGCGGCAACTATATGAACCCGCTGTCGTTTGTGACCTATTGA
- a CDS encoding GNAT family N-acetyltransferase translates to MLPKNAADAGSIIHTSWNEAYKGLVPEEMLAAQTSEKCTARAQRYSECYRIAYIDGEAAGTVCFVSDARDFCTHRDGGEIQALYVLERFQRQGVGSALMQTVYETLGQRGITLFVLDGNDKAIDFYKKQGFVFTGSELNEGGVTELEMYKGNTAQRPPEGFVRNLLASFPSYYTFFP, encoded by the coding sequence GTGTTGCCCAAAAACGCTGCCGATGCAGGCAGTATAATACACACCTCGTGGAACGAAGCCTACAAAGGCCTTGTTCCTGAGGAAATGTTAGCAGCGCAGACGAGCGAAAAATGCACCGCCCGTGCGCAGAGATACAGCGAGTGCTACCGAATAGCCTATATAGACGGCGAGGCGGCAGGCACGGTATGCTTTGTGAGCGATGCGAGGGACTTCTGCACACACCGGGACGGCGGAGAGATACAGGCGCTTTATGTGCTTGAAAGGTTTCAGCGGCAGGGTGTGGGGAGTGCGCTCATGCAGACGGTGTATGAGACTCTCGGGCAGAGAGGGATAACGCTTTTTGTGCTGGACGGCAATGACAAGGCGATAGACTTCTACAAAAAGCAGGGCTTTGTATTCACCGGCAGCGAGCTGAACGAAGGCGGCGTCACAGAGCTTGAGATGTATAAAGGCAACACCGCACAAAGACCGCCTGAAGGCTTTGTACGCAACTTACTTGCATCTTTTCCGTCATATTACACATTTTTTCCTTGA